The Cellulomonas flavigena DSM 20109 DNA segment CCGACGAGCAGCGCCACCGACCCGAGCGTCGTGCCGAACCCCGACGTGATGACGTCGACCACCGACTGCGCGGGCACCCCGGTGGCGAACGCCGTCAGCACCGACACGAGGATCAGGGCGAGGAACGCGTGCAGCCGCCACCTGATGATGAGGAACAGCAGGACGGCGATGGCCGCGGCGGCGATGCCGAGCAACGGCCCGGCACCGAGTGTCTGCTCCCAGTCCTCCGGCGGCATGAGGCTCCCCCTGTCTCGTCCCGCGGTGCGGGTGCGGCTACGACTCCTGCAGCGCCGCCAGCGTGAGGTCGGCGACGACGCCCGGCGGGTCCTCGACGAGCACGGTGACGCCGTCCTCGTCGTCGCCCAGCGGCTCGAGCGTGCTCAGCTGCGACGGCAGCAGCGTGGTCGGCATGAAGTGCCCCTTGCGGTGCGCCATGCGGTCGGCCAGCAGGTCCTCGTCGGCCGTCAGGTGCACGAACCGCACGCGTCCCTCGGCGGAGCGCAGCACGTCACGGTAGGAGCGCTTGAGCGCCGAGCACGTGACGACGGACGGCCGGCCGACGCGCGTCTGCTCCGTGAGCCAGTCGCGGATCGTCTCCAGCCACGGCCACCGGTCGTCGTCGTCCAGCGGCGTACCGGCCGCCATCTTGTCGATGTTGGCCTGCGGGTGGAACTCGTCGGCCTCCGCGTAGGGGCGGCCCAGGCGCTCCTGGAGGATGCCCGCGAGGGTCGTCTTGCCGGACCCCGCCACCCCCATGAGCACGAGGTGCTCGATCGTCCCGGTGCCGCCGTGCGTCGTCGCGTCCGTCACGTGCCCCACTGTGGCGGAGCGGGGCGCCCGCGGCCACCCGGCGCCCACCCGAGGGCCCGCGGGGGTTCTCGTGAGCAACCTGTGAAAGGGGTGGCGCCGGGAACACGGCCCGGGTTCGGATCGTTGCGATGACTGGTATGAGAAGACGATACGAAGAACTCGAGACCGAGGACGGCAAGGTCGTCCGCTACCAGCGACACGAGAACGGCGGCGGCCTCGTCGCCAAGGGTGCCCGGGTCGACGAGACCGCCTACGTGGCGGACTCCGCCTGGGTCGACCCCGGCGCCGTCGTCGAGCCCGGAGCATCCGTCGGCAAGTTCTGCTGGGTCGAGCCAGGCGCCGTCGTCGGGCCCCGCGCGCGGCTCGGCTCGCACGTGCACGTGGGCCGTGACGCGGTGGTCGGGCGCGGTGCGCGGCTGGGCGCACGGGTCGACGTGGGTGCCGGCGCGCAGCTCGCGCCCGGCCTCGTCGTCGAGCCCGAGGCGAAGATCGGCGACGGCGCGCACGTCGAGCGCAGCGGCATGCCGCCGCACGTCCTCGCGGCCTGACGCACCCCCCAGCGGGCGACGGGCAGCGGGCTCGGCCCGGTCGCGCGGGTGAACGCCGCGCGACCGGGCCCGCGCGGGCGCACGGTCCTGCATCCTGGGGACCCCGCGGCTGCCGGCCGCCCGGACGTGCAGGGAGCAGACGATGGGGTGGTTCACCCGCAAGGCGCAGGCGGCTGACGAGGCGTTCCCCTTCCTCTCCCGCGACGACGCCGACCACCTGCGGGGCGTCGCCGCGGACGCGTTCGCCCGCGCCGGGCGCCCGGTCACGGTCCACGACGACCACCTCGAGGGTCCCGACGGCATGCAGTTCGGCCTGTGGAACCTCGCCGCGACGTGCCACGAGGCCGGCCGGCGTTCGCAGTGGCCCGCGATCGCGGACCGGCACGTCGGCCAGGTGCTCACGCTGCCCGACCCGTCCGCGCTCGACGACGAGGGTCTTCTCGACGTCGTGATGCTGCGCGCGGTCGCCCCCGACCAGATCCCCCCGGAGCACCGCCACCGCTTCCAGCACGCGGTCGACGTGGCCGAGGGGCTGCTGCAGATCCTCGTCGCGGACTTCCCGACCACCGTCGCGACGCTCGGCGACGAGGACGTCGACCGCGTCGGGCGCGAGCGCATGCTCGCCGCCGGGCGAGCGCGGCTCGTCGCCGAGCCCGTTGAGCACGAGAGCGTCGACCTCGACGGCGGCGTACGCCTGGAGGTCTTCTCCGGCGAGTCCGTCTACGTCGCCAGCAAGGTGCTCGTGCTCCCCGAGCTGCTGCGCGACCTGCACGGCGAGCGCGCCTACCCGGACGGCGTCCTCGTCGCCGTGCCCGACCGGCAGACGCTCCTGCTGCACGTCCCCATCGACGCGGGCGTCATGACCGCCCTGCAGACCCTGGCCGGCAGCGCGGCGCGCGCGTGGGCGACCGCGGCCGGGGGAGTGTCGCCGTCCGTGTACTGGTGGCGCGACGGCTCGCTGACCCGGATCAGCCGCCTCGACGGCGACGGCGGTGTCGCGGTCGAGGTGCACCCGGAGCTCGGGGAGGTGCTGGACCGGCTCGCGGCGGGCTGACCTCGTCGGACGTCGACGGACGTCACCGCCCGGAACCTTCCGACCTCACCCCCGCGGACGCTGCGCGGGGTGGGTGCGGCACGGCAGGATGTCCGACATGCGCAGCGACATCTTCGACCAGACCAACCTCGAGGTCGAGAACGGCCAGCGGTTCTTCCTCCAGAACCCCAAGATGCTCAAGGTGACCCTGGGCGAGCCCGTGCTCGCCGCGAAGGGCGCGATGGTGGCGTACCAGGGCGCCGTGCAGTTCCACCACAAGGGCTCGGACACGCTCGCGAAGTTCGTCAAGCGCGCGATCTCGTCGGACGACCAGGCGCTGATGACCGTGTCCGGGCAGGGCGACGTGTTCTTCGCGCGCATGGCCGAGGACGTGTTCATCATCCACCTCGAGGGCGACGCGATCAGCGTCGGCGGGCAGTCGCTGCTCGCGTTCGACGCGACCCTCC contains these protein-coding regions:
- a CDS encoding gluconokinase; amino-acid sequence: MTDATTHGGTGTIEHLVLMGVAGSGKTTLAGILQERLGRPYAEADEFHPQANIDKMAAGTPLDDDDRWPWLETIRDWLTEQTRVGRPSVVTCSALKRSYRDVLRSAEGRVRFVHLTADEDLLADRMAHRKGHFMPTTLLPSQLSTLEPLGDDEDGVTVLVEDPPGVVADLTLAALQES
- a CDS encoding transferase; amino-acid sequence: MRRRYEELETEDGKVVRYQRHENGGGLVAKGARVDETAYVADSAWVDPGAVVEPGASVGKFCWVEPGAVVGPRARLGSHVHVGRDAVVGRGARLGARVDVGAGAQLAPGLVVEPEAKIGDGAHVERSGMPPHVLAA
- a CDS encoding AIM24 family protein yields the protein MRSDIFDQTNLEVENGQRFFLQNPKMLKVTLGEPVLAAKGAMVAYQGAVQFHHKGSDTLAKFVKRAISSDDQALMTVSGQGDVFFARMAEDVFIIHLEGDAISVGGQSLLAFDATLQWDLHRTRGAGMMTGGLFNTLIQGHGAVALTSDGKPVILDCSQQPTFVDPNAAVCWSANLVPEVVSSMNMSSLLRGGTGEAFQYKFHGPGFVVVQPSEGFSGVVQSG